Below is a genomic region from Mesorhizobium sp. NZP2298.
TCGACGGCGTCGACAGCGCGAACGCTGCCGAAATGGCGGGAGACTTTCTGGAAGGAGACGGCAGAGGTCATGGGCTGTCAGTCTGTTGCCGGTTTTGTTCTATTGAATCATCTTCGCCCGCAAATCATGGCTTGGATGGCAAATTCGCGCGCCACTTCACCTCCCCCCTCGATGGGGGAGGTCGCGGCGAAGCCGCGGGTGGGGGTGATCTGGCACAAACGCCCGCGCTGCCCCACCCCGACGCTGCGCGTCGACCCTCCCCACAAGGGGGAGGGTAAGCGAAATCACCGTCCGCCGATGACGCCGATATAGTCCGACACCCAGCGGTAGTAAGGCACGCACTGGTCGTTCTGGGTGACGCATTTCGAGACCGGCGTCTTCCAGAACTTGATCTTGTCGAAATTGTCGTAGCCGTTGGTCTTGCAGCCTTCCTCGCCGAGCAATTCATTGCCCTTACAGGCGGCAGGGACGACCGGCAGCGAACCGAACCAGGCCGAAACATCGCCCTGCACCTTCGGCGACAGCGAATGCTCAAGCCACATATAGGCGCAGTTCGGATGAGCCGCGTCGGCTTCCATCATGGTGGTGTCGGCCCAGCCGGTGACGCCTTCTTCCGGCACGGTCGAGGCGACCGGCTTCTTGGCGGCGACCAGCGTGTTGACCTGATACGGCCACGAACCGGATGCCACGACGCCTTCATTCTGGAAATCGTCGACCTGAATGGCGGCATCATGCCAGTAGCGGCCGACCAGCGTGCGCTGGACGCGCAGCAGGTCGAGGGCGGCCTTGTACTGGTCTTCATTGAGCTCGTAGGGGTCCTTGATGCCGAGCTCCGGCTTGTGGAACATCAGATAGTTGGCGGCGTCCGCGATGTGGATCGGTCCGTCATAGGCCTGGACGCGACCCTTGTTGGACTTGCCGTCCGGCAGCTTCATCTCCTCGAAGACGACGTTCCAGCTCTTCGGCGCTTCCTTGAACACCTCGGTGTTGTACATCAGGATGTTGGGGCCCCACTGGTAGGGAACGCCGTAGTGCACCTTGTCGACGGTGAACCAGGGCGCGTCCTTGAGGCGATCGTCGACCGTCTTCCAGCTCGGGATCAGATCGGTGTTGATCGGTTGCACGCGCTTGCCGGCGACCAGGCGCAGCGAGGCATCGCCTGAAGCCGTGACGAGGTCGAAGCCGCCTTCGTTCATCAGCGAGACCATCTCGTCGGAGGTGTTGGCGGTCTTGACGTTGACCTTGCAGCCGCTCTCCTTCTCGAAAGCGATGACCCAGTCATAGCCCTTGTCGGTCTCGCCGCGCTCGATATAGCCAGGCCAGGCAACGATGTTGACCTGGCCTTCGCCCTTGCCGAGCTCCTTGACCTGGGCGATGGCCTGACCCGAGAAGGTCAGCGCGACC
It encodes:
- a CDS encoding ABC transporter substrate-binding protein, yielding MNSFLKSCTALTVALTFSGQAIAQVKELGKGEGQVNIVAWPGYIERGETDKGYDWVIAFEKESGCKVNVKTANTSDEMVSLMNEGGFDLVTASGDASLRLVAGKRVQPINTDLIPSWKTVDDRLKDAPWFTVDKVHYGVPYQWGPNILMYNTEVFKEAPKSWNVVFEEMKLPDGKSNKGRVQAYDGPIHIADAANYLMFHKPELGIKDPYELNEDQYKAALDLLRVQRTLVGRYWHDAAIQVDDFQNEGVVASGSWPYQVNTLVAAKKPVASTVPEEGVTGWADTTMMEADAAHPNCAYMWLEHSLSPKVQGDVSAWFGSLPVVPAACKGNELLGEEGCKTNGYDNFDKIKFWKTPVSKCVTQNDQCVPYYRWVSDYIGVIGGR